The following coding sequences lie in one Chloroflexaceae bacterium genomic window:
- a CDS encoding glutamate synthase subunit beta: protein MGEIEGFLKYGRQEWRARPVAERLRDYRDVYEPLTDAEVRVQAARCMDCGIPYCHIACPVGNFIPWWNDRVTEGNWEEALAQLHRDNNFPEFTGHLCPALCEGSCSLALYFEPVSIRMVELRIIEWGFEHGLVRPQPPRRLTGKRVAIVGSGPAGLAAAQQLRRKGHDVTVFERDDRIGGLLRYGIPDFKLEKWILDRRLAQLEAEGVVFQPGVNIGVDVPADQLRREFDAVLLAGGAQQPRDLAVEGRELRGVHFAMEFLTQQNRRCAGLPLTTAPIDARGKRVLVIGGGDTGADCVGTALRQGAVSVTSFELLPRPPLQRAPDNPWPEWPRILRTSSSHEEGGERRYSIRTRRLIGDATGQVTAVEAVEVRWRPDASGQPRMEDVPGSEFTLPCDLVLLAMGFVGPRADGPIAQLGLELTPRGGVATDEHKMTATPGVFVAGDMRRGQSLVVWAIAEGRAVAESIHWYLMG, encoded by the coding sequence ATGGGTGAAATTGAAGGGTTCTTAAAGTACGGGCGCCAGGAATGGCGCGCGCGACCAGTTGCTGAGCGGCTGCGGGATTACCGTGATGTCTACGAGCCTCTGACCGACGCTGAGGTGCGCGTTCAGGCCGCCCGCTGTATGGACTGCGGCATCCCCTACTGTCATATTGCCTGTCCCGTGGGCAATTTTATTCCCTGGTGGAACGACCGGGTAACCGAGGGCAACTGGGAAGAGGCCCTGGCCCAGCTTCACCGCGACAACAACTTTCCCGAGTTTACCGGCCACCTCTGCCCGGCCCTCTGCGAAGGCTCCTGTTCCCTGGCGCTCTACTTCGAGCCGGTGTCGATCCGCATGGTCGAGTTGCGGATCATCGAGTGGGGGTTCGAGCACGGGTTGGTGCGGCCCCAACCCCCCCGTCGCCTGACCGGCAAGCGCGTGGCGATCGTCGGCTCGGGGCCGGCTGGCCTGGCTGCGGCGCAGCAACTGCGCCGCAAGGGTCACGACGTGACGGTGTTTGAGCGCGATGATCGCATCGGCGGGTTGCTACGCTACGGCATCCCCGATTTCAAACTGGAGAAGTGGATCCTCGACCGGCGTCTGGCGCAGTTGGAGGCCGAAGGGGTGGTCTTCCAGCCGGGCGTCAACATCGGGGTGGATGTGCCCGCCGATCAGCTGCGCCGCGAATTCGACGCCGTCCTGCTGGCCGGCGGCGCGCAGCAGCCCCGCGACCTGGCGGTCGAGGGTCGCGAGCTGCGCGGCGTCCATTTCGCGATGGAGTTCCTCACCCAGCAGAACCGCCGCTGCGCTGGCCTGCCGCTCACGACGGCGCCAATTGACGCCCGCGGCAAGCGTGTGCTGGTGATTGGCGGCGGCGATACCGGCGCAGACTGTGTTGGCACCGCTCTGCGCCAGGGCGCAGTGTCGGTGACCTCGTTTGAACTGCTGCCCCGGCCGCCGCTGCAGCGCGCCCCCGATAATCCCTGGCCCGAATGGCCGCGCATCCTACGTACATCCTCCTCGCACGAAGAAGGCGGCGAGCGCCGTTACAGCATTCGCACCCGTCGCCTGATCGGCGATGCGACCGGCCAGGTCACGGCCGTCGAGGCTGTTGAGGTGCGCTGGCGACCCGATGCCAGCGGGCAGCCGCGCATGGAAGACGTTCCTGGCAGCGAGTTTACCTTGCCCTGCGACCTGGTGCTGCTGGCCATGGGCTTCGTCGGGCCGCGAGCCGATGGCCCGATTGCTCAGCTCGGCCTTGAGTTGACCCCCCGCGGTGGCGTGGCCACCGACGAACACAAAATGACCGCGACGCCCGGCGTCTTCGTCGCCGGTGATATGCGCCGCGGCCAGTCACTGGTGGTCTGGGCGATTGCCGAGGGCCGCGCCGTTGCTGAGAGCATCCACTGGTACCTGATGGGATAA
- a CDS encoding thermonuclease family protein: protein MHRRLAPLLLIVALTLLGAASCAVAHSAQRGERCFAETGFCISGPIRVYWERNGGLAVFGFPITAQSQESVEGRALQVQWFERDRLEIQPDGRVTAGRLGAERLEQLGTPWQPGPGSAAGPGCAVFPETGHQVCGAFLRYWRANGGLERFGLPLTGEFTAELEGRPFTVQYFERRRFELHPEIGPDAVLLGLLGREVLQTRGAASGLTRPEGLPAGQVVNVVDGDTVDVRINGQVERVRLIGIDTPESVDPRQPVECFGREASARAAELLAGQTVFLEADATQADRDQFGRLLRYLWLPDGRMANYELIDQGYAFEYTFAVPYRYQAQFKAAEARARAEGRGLWSPATCNGQRSPEATPAPTSPPIGGGPSFRSCADDPGPGVAPETPVRIIAIDKRAETVTLRNVSNAAVDLTGWRMCSIRGGQEHPIGGVLAPGETRVFPGPAENIWNNNERDPGALYDAQGRLISYWRD, encoded by the coding sequence ATGCACCGCCGCCTCGCTCCGCTACTCCTTATCGTCGCGTTGACGCTTCTCGGCGCGGCCAGTTGCGCGGTGGCCCACTCGGCGCAGCGCGGGGAACGCTGCTTCGCCGAGACCGGCTTCTGCATCAGCGGGCCGATTCGCGTCTACTGGGAACGCAACGGCGGATTGGCCGTCTTTGGTTTTCCCATCACCGCCCAGTCGCAGGAGAGTGTTGAGGGACGCGCACTGCAAGTACAGTGGTTCGAGCGCGACCGGCTGGAGATCCAGCCCGACGGGCGGGTGACCGCCGGGCGCCTGGGTGCTGAGCGTCTGGAGCAACTTGGCACACCCTGGCAGCCAGGCCCCGGCAGCGCGGCCGGGCCGGGCTGCGCCGTCTTCCCCGAAACCGGGCATCAGGTCTGCGGGGCCTTCCTGCGCTACTGGCGCGCCAACGGCGGCCTGGAGCGCTTCGGGTTGCCCCTGACCGGCGAGTTCACCGCCGAGCTTGAGGGCCGGCCCTTCACCGTGCAGTACTTCGAGCGCCGGCGCTTTGAACTGCACCCGGAGATTGGCCCCGACGCCGTGCTGCTGGGCCTGCTGGGCCGTGAAGTCTTGCAGACGCGCGGCGCGGCCTCCGGCCTGACCCGCCCGGAGGGGCTGCCGGCCGGCCAGGTGGTCAACGTAGTGGACGGCGACACGGTGGACGTGCGGATCAACGGACAGGTCGAACGGGTGCGGCTGATCGGCATTGATACTCCGGAGAGCGTGGACCCGCGCCAGCCGGTGGAATGCTTTGGGCGCGAGGCATCGGCCAGGGCTGCCGAACTCCTCGCTGGCCAGACGGTGTTTCTGGAAGCCGACGCCACCCAGGCCGACCGCGATCAATTCGGGCGGTTGCTGCGCTACCTGTGGTTGCCCGATGGGCGTATGGCCAACTACGAACTGATTGACCAGGGCTACGCCTTCGAGTACACCTTCGCCGTGCCCTACCGCTACCAGGCCCAGTTCAAGGCCGCCGAGGCCCGCGCCCGCGCCGAGGGCCGCGGGCTATGGTCGCCGGCCACGTGCAACGGCCAGCGCAGCCCGGAAGCGACTCCCGCGCCCACCAGTCCGCCCATAGGAGGCGGGCCGAGCTTCCGCAGTTGCGCCGATGACCCCGGGCCAGGCGTGGCCCCCGAAACTCCGGTGCGGATCATCGCCATTGACAAGCGCGCCGAAACGGTCACGCTGCGCAACGTCAGCAACGCCGCAGTGGATCTGACTGGCTGGCGCATGTGCAGCATCAGGGGCGGCCAGGAGCACCCCATCGGCGGCGTGCTCGCCCCCGGCGAGACGCGCGTCTTTCCGGGGCCGGCAGAGAACATCTGGAACAACAACGAACGCGACCCGGGGGCGCTCTACGATGCCCAGGGGCGTCTGATAAGCTACTGGAGAGATTAA
- a CDS encoding CoB--CoM heterodisulfide reductase iron-sulfur subunit A family protein, which produces MSAETPDRARRDHHATPDAGHGERVGVYVCHCGHNIANTVAVEEVAEWAGQQPGVVVARDYKFMCSSLGQELIEQDIQQLGLNRVVVAACSPHMHEKTFRSACQRAGLNPYLFEMANIREMGSWATNDREAATQKAKAQVKGAVERVVRQQPLEPLYVDINPNTLVVGGGVAGLTAALELANAGYHVYLVERDSSIGGHMAKLDKTFPTLDCAACILTPKMVDVANHPNITLMTWSEVVAVHGYVGNFTVRVRKKARYIKEDLCTGCGTCVEKCPVRIIDQNFEVGLGYRKAIYRNFPQAVPKYPVIDTANCTFFQRGKCRACEIVCPTDAIDFNQKDTIVDLEVGNIILATGYEQFDARRVPQYGYGRLANVFTSMEFERMVNAAGPTAGRVVLRDGVTVPKRVGIIHCVGSRDKNYHEYCSRACCMAALKFAHLVHERVPEAEVFNFYIDIRASGKHYEEFYHRVLSEGAHFIRGRVAEVTDAARGPGEEGQLIIQVEDTLIGKQRRIPVDMVILMAGMEARKDARQVAALFGLGCDYDGWFTERHAKLDPVVTMTEGILVAGACQGPKAIPESVAQGSAAAARVAGMIGQRVMKMEPVRASIDAASCSGCRICNNLCPYHAITFHEDRKVSEVITALCQGCGACVAACPSAAISGAHFTRDQVLAQIEGILWDARQPEVLWLEPQ; this is translated from the coding sequence ATGAGCGCCGAGACTCCTGATCGCGCCCGGCGCGATCACCACGCGACGCCGGATGCCGGGCACGGCGAGCGCGTTGGCGTGTACGTCTGCCACTGCGGCCATAACATCGCCAATACCGTGGCGGTCGAAGAGGTCGCCGAGTGGGCTGGCCAGCAGCCCGGCGTTGTCGTCGCCCGCGACTATAAGTTCATGTGTTCCAGCCTGGGGCAGGAGTTGATCGAGCAAGATATTCAGCAACTCGGCCTCAACCGCGTCGTGGTGGCCGCCTGCTCGCCCCATATGCACGAGAAGACCTTCCGCAGCGCATGCCAGCGCGCCGGCCTGAACCCCTATCTCTTCGAGATGGCCAACATCCGCGAGATGGGCTCCTGGGCCACCAATGACCGCGAGGCGGCCACGCAGAAGGCCAAGGCCCAGGTCAAGGGCGCCGTTGAACGGGTGGTTCGCCAGCAACCGCTGGAACCGCTCTACGTGGACATCAATCCCAACACCCTGGTCGTCGGCGGCGGCGTCGCCGGCCTCACCGCGGCCCTTGAACTGGCCAACGCCGGCTACCACGTCTACCTGGTCGAACGCGATTCGTCCATCGGCGGCCACATGGCCAAGCTCGACAAGACCTTCCCTACCCTCGACTGCGCCGCCTGCATCCTCACGCCCAAGATGGTTGATGTGGCCAACCATCCCAACATTACCTTAATGACCTGGAGCGAGGTTGTCGCCGTCCACGGCTACGTGGGCAACTTCACGGTGCGTGTACGGAAAAAGGCGCGCTACATCAAGGAGGATCTATGCACCGGTTGCGGCACCTGCGTCGAGAAGTGTCCGGTGCGGATCATTGACCAGAACTTCGAGGTGGGCCTGGGCTACCGCAAGGCGATCTACCGCAACTTCCCCCAGGCTGTGCCCAAATACCCGGTGATTGACACCGCCAACTGCACGTTCTTCCAGCGCGGCAAGTGCCGGGCCTGCGAGATCGTCTGCCCGACCGATGCGATTGACTTTAATCAAAAGGATACGATCGTTGACCTGGAGGTCGGCAACATCATCCTGGCCACTGGCTACGAGCAGTTCGATGCCCGCCGCGTGCCCCAGTACGGCTATGGGCGCCTGGCCAATGTCTTCACCAGCATGGAGTTCGAGCGCATGGTCAACGCCGCCGGGCCGACCGCGGGCCGCGTGGTGCTGCGCGATGGGGTGACCGTGCCGAAGCGTGTCGGCATCATTCACTGCGTCGGCTCGCGCGACAAGAACTACCACGAGTACTGCTCGCGGGCCTGCTGCATGGCCGCCCTCAAGTTCGCCCACCTGGTCCACGAGCGGGTGCCCGAAGCCGAGGTGTTCAACTTCTACATTGACATTCGCGCCTCCGGCAAGCACTACGAGGAGTTTTACCACCGCGTGCTCTCCGAGGGCGCGCACTTCATTCGCGGGCGGGTGGCCGAGGTCACCGATGCCGCCCGCGGCCCCGGCGAAGAGGGCCAGTTGATCATCCAGGTCGAGGATACGCTGATCGGCAAGCAGCGGCGCATCCCCGTGGATATGGTCATTCTGATGGCCGGCATGGAGGCGCGCAAGGATGCCCGCCAGGTCGCCGCCCTCTTCGGGTTAGGGTGCGACTACGATGGTTGGTTCACCGAGCGCCACGCCAAACTCGACCCGGTGGTGACGATGACCGAGGGCATCCTGGTGGCCGGCGCCTGCCAGGGACCCAAGGCCATTCCCGAGTCGGTGGCCCAGGGGTCGGCGGCGGCGGCGCGGGTGGCCGGTATGATCGGCCAGCGCGTGATGAAGATGGAGCCGGTGCGTGCCAGTATTGACGCCGCGAGTTGCTCGGGTTGCCGCATCTGCAACAACCTCTGCCCCTACCACGCGATTACCTTCCATGAGGATCGCAAGGTCTCCGAGGTGATCACTGCCCTCTGCCAGGGATGCGGCGCCTGCGTGGCCGCCTGTCCCAGCGCGGCGATCAGCGGGGCGCACTTCACCCGTGACCAGGTGCTCGCGCAGATCGAGGGCATTCTGTGGGACGCGCGCCAGCCCGAGGTGCTCTGGCTGGAGCCTCAGTAG
- a CDS encoding hydrogenase maturation protease — MRTLVLGLGNPILTDDSVGVRVAEEVRAALAPRPEDLVVVETASLGGLALMEMLIGYDRAILIDALCRSDQAPGSLLRLSLRDVQALNPTERSVSPHDTSLGVALDLGRQMGLPLPEEIVIYAITVTDVLDFGEQPTPPVAAAIPAAVNAVLAEVLARGGGEV, encoded by the coding sequence ATGCGAACCCTGGTCCTTGGTCTTGGCAACCCCATCCTGACCGATGACAGCGTGGGCGTGCGCGTGGCCGAAGAGGTGCGCGCTGCCCTCGCTCCGCGCCCCGAGGACCTGGTCGTGGTCGAAACCGCCTCCCTGGGCGGCCTCGCGCTGATGGAAATGCTGATCGGCTACGACCGCGCCATTCTGATCGACGCCCTCTGCCGCAGCGACCAGGCCCCCGGCAGCCTCCTCCGGCTGAGCCTGCGCGACGTGCAGGCCCTCAATCCCACCGAGCGCAGCGTCTCACCCCACGACACCAGCCTGGGAGTGGCCCTGGACCTGGGCCGGCAGATGGGGCTGCCGTTGCCGGAAGAGATCGTTATCTACGCCATCACCGTCACCGACGTCCTCGACTTCGGCGAGCAACCGACTCCGCCGGTCGCCGCCGCCATCCCCGCCGCGGTGAACGCGGTGCTGGCCGAGGTGCTGGCGCGTGGAGGTGGAGAGGTGTAG
- a CDS encoding Ni/Fe hydrogenase subunit alpha, translating into MKRIAIDPVTRLEGHGRIEIFLNDEGDVANAYFIVPELRGFEQFCVGRPAEEMPRITDRICGVCPEAHHMASAKALDDLFKVDPPPAAKKLRELLYSAFYVADHTTHFYALAGPDFVMGPDAPPAERNILGVVRKVGLEIGKQVIDARIRNHQVIKLLGGRGVHPVAALPGGWSRPLAPADREGIEEAARQNVDFALFSLKLFEDLVLGNPQYVELILSDTFTHRTYSMGTVDANNRVNFYDGMIRVVDPEGVEFVKYHPREYASHIAEHCESWTYLKFPYLKAIGWKGLVDGKDSGVYCATPLSRLNAADGMATPLAQEAYEKFYETLGSKRGPNGRYQPVHYRLATHWARLVELLYAAERMLELATDPQITDPQVRAPVTATPTEGVGSVEAPRGTLTHHYWTDERGILTRVNLIVGTTNNYAPIAMSVKKAAQGLIQKGTVITEGLLNRIEMGFRAYDPCFGCATHALPGQMPLEVVIRDARGAEVQRLSQGVG; encoded by the coding sequence ATGAAACGGATCGCGATCGACCCCGTCACCCGCCTGGAGGGCCACGGCCGGATCGAGATCTTCCTCAACGATGAGGGCGATGTGGCCAACGCCTACTTCATCGTTCCCGAGTTGCGCGGGTTCGAGCAGTTCTGCGTGGGCCGCCCCGCCGAGGAGATGCCCCGCATCACCGACCGCATCTGCGGCGTGTGCCCCGAGGCCCACCACATGGCCTCCGCCAAGGCCCTCGACGACCTGTTCAAGGTGGACCCGCCCCCGGCGGCGAAGAAGCTCCGCGAACTGCTCTACTCGGCCTTCTACGTGGCCGACCACACCACCCACTTCTACGCCCTGGCCGGCCCCGACTTCGTGATGGGCCCCGATGCGCCCCCCGCCGAGCGCAACATCCTCGGCGTGGTGCGCAAGGTGGGCCTTGAAATCGGCAAGCAGGTGATTGACGCCCGCATTCGCAACCACCAGGTCATTAAACTGCTCGGCGGTCGTGGCGTGCACCCCGTCGCCGCCCTCCCCGGCGGTTGGAGCCGGCCCCTCGCGCCCGCCGATCGCGAGGGCATCGAAGAGGCTGCACGCCAGAACGTGGACTTCGCCCTCTTCAGCCTCAAGCTGTTCGAGGACCTGGTGCTCGGCAATCCTCAGTATGTCGAACTGATCCTCTCCGACACCTTCACCCACCGCACCTACTCGATGGGCACAGTGGACGCCAACAACCGCGTCAATTTCTACGACGGCATGATCCGCGTGGTCGATCCCGAAGGAGTCGAGTTTGTCAAGTACCACCCCCGCGAGTACGCCAGCCACATCGCCGAGCACTGCGAGAGCTGGACCTACCTGAAGTTCCCCTACCTCAAGGCCATCGGCTGGAAGGGGCTGGTGGACGGCAAGGACAGTGGCGTCTACTGCGCCACGCCCCTCTCGCGGCTCAACGCTGCCGATGGCATGGCCACGCCCCTGGCCCAGGAAGCCTACGAGAAGTTCTACGAAACCCTGGGCAGCAAGCGCGGACCCAACGGGCGCTACCAGCCCGTCCACTACCGCCTGGCGACCCACTGGGCGCGTCTGGTGGAGTTGCTCTACGCCGCCGAGCGCATGCTCGAACTGGCCACTGACCCCCAGATCACCGATCCCCAGGTGCGCGCGCCCGTCACCGCCACCCCCACCGAGGGCGTCGGCTCAGTCGAGGCCCCCCGCGGCACCCTGACCCATCACTACTGGACCGATGAGCGCGGCATTCTCACCCGGGTCAACCTGATCGTTGGCACTACCAACAACTATGCCCCTATTGCTATGTCGGTGAAGAAGGCCGCCCAGGGACTGATCCAGAAAGGCACGGTGATCACCGAGGGGCTGCTCAACCGCATCGAGATGGGCTTCCGCGCCTACGACCCCTGCTTCGGCTGCGCGACCCACGCTCTGCCCGGTCAGATGCCCCTCGAAGTGGTTATCCGCGACGCCCGGGGCGCCGAGGTACAGCGTCTCAGCCAGGGCGTCGGGTGA
- a CDS encoding CoB--CoM heterodisulfide reductase iron-sulfur subunit B family protein, whose product MRYSYYPGCSLERNAGAYHTSLMAVAAQLGVEFAEVDDWNCCGATEFIAVNRLRAYALVSRNLALAARQTGGSNGAAKGQLVAPCSACYLNLSKVDHYLSESPALASDVNQALAAGGLSYAPGSLRVRHLLDVLVNDVGYEKVAARVCRPLHGLRVAPYYGCLVVRPGFRERFDDPEYPTSLDRLMRALGATVVDFPLKAHCCGGHMTQISRDVALELIRRLLKNAADYQADLIVTLCPMCQLNLDAFQESVNGLFGTEYRIPILFFTQLMGLAFGLSPAAVGIGKEFIDARPALAKIGAAAPAAAEAAPKRKPRRGDQSLPLPQMSEEE is encoded by the coding sequence ATGCGCTACAGCTACTATCCAGGCTGCTCGTTGGAGCGCAATGCTGGCGCGTACCATACATCGCTGATGGCGGTGGCCGCGCAGTTGGGGGTTGAGTTTGCCGAAGTTGATGATTGGAACTGCTGCGGGGCCACCGAGTTCATCGCTGTCAACCGGCTACGGGCCTATGCTCTCGTCAGCCGCAATCTGGCCCTGGCCGCCCGCCAGACCGGAGGTTCCAACGGCGCCGCGAAGGGCCAGCTGGTGGCCCCCTGCAGCGCCTGCTATCTGAATCTGAGCAAGGTAGACCACTACCTCAGCGAGTCGCCGGCCCTGGCCAGCGATGTCAACCAGGCCCTGGCCGCTGGCGGGTTGAGCTACGCGCCTGGCAGTCTGCGGGTGCGCCACCTGCTCGATGTCCTGGTCAACGACGTGGGCTACGAGAAGGTGGCCGCCAGGGTGTGCCGGCCCCTGCACGGGCTGCGCGTAGCGCCCTACTACGGCTGTCTGGTGGTGCGCCCCGGCTTCCGGGAGCGTTTCGATGACCCCGAGTATCCCACCTCCCTTGACCGGCTTATGCGCGCCCTCGGGGCCACGGTGGTGGATTTTCCGCTCAAGGCCCACTGCTGCGGCGGGCACATGACCCAGATCAGCCGCGACGTGGCCCTGGAGTTGATCCGCCGCCTGCTCAAGAATGCTGCCGACTACCAGGCCGACTTGATCGTCACTCTCTGCCCGATGTGCCAGTTGAACCTCGATGCCTTCCAGGAGAGCGTGAACGGCCTGTTCGGCACGGAGTACCGCATCCCCATTCTCTTCTTCACCCAGTTGATGGGGCTGGCCTTCGGCCTGTCGCCCGCCGCGGTGGGGATCGGCAAGGAGTTTATTGACGCCCGCCCGGCCCTGGCGAAGATCGGCGCCGCCGCGCCCGCCGCAGCCGAGGCTGCCCCTAAACGGAAGCCGCGCCGCGGCGACCAGAGCCTGCCGCTTCCGCAGATGTCGGAGGAGGAATAG
- a CDS encoding F420-nonreducing hydrogenase, which translates to MPRPTFAMYWAASCGGCEISLLNVGELILDVDAAFDVVFWPCVADFKYQDVEGYPDGYIDLCLFNGAIRNSENEELAHLLRRKSKTLVAFGSCACEGCAPGLANLTTNAATIRTVYTDSLTTDESRTQAPRPVTQVPEGEIRIPVLYETVRTLDQVVPVDYIIPGCPPEARQIAAVLRAVLTGMPLPPPGGTIIGAGNVALCEECPLAKNVKQITRFYRPYEIVPEPGICLLEQGLVCMGPATRSGCGALCPQVGMRCEGCYGPLDGQDQGARMLAAVASVVAAGGAHLDEHAQAEEIAAVMDTLVDPAGTFYRFSLAHSLLRRARVADNSA; encoded by the coding sequence ATGCCCAGGCCTACCTTCGCAATGTACTGGGCCGCCTCGTGCGGCGGCTGCGAGATCTCGCTGCTCAACGTCGGCGAGTTGATCCTCGACGTGGATGCCGCCTTCGACGTGGTCTTCTGGCCCTGCGTGGCCGACTTCAAGTACCAGGATGTCGAAGGCTATCCTGATGGCTATATTGACCTGTGCCTGTTCAACGGAGCCATTCGCAACTCAGAGAACGAGGAACTGGCCCACCTGCTGCGCCGCAAGTCGAAGACCCTGGTGGCCTTCGGCTCTTGCGCCTGCGAGGGCTGCGCCCCCGGCCTGGCCAACCTGACCACCAATGCCGCCACCATACGCACGGTCTATACCGACAGCCTGACCACGGACGAAAGCCGTACCCAGGCGCCCCGGCCGGTCACGCAGGTGCCCGAAGGCGAGATCCGCATCCCCGTGCTCTACGAGACGGTGCGCACGCTCGACCAGGTGGTGCCGGTGGATTACATCATTCCCGGCTGCCCCCCCGAGGCGCGGCAGATCGCCGCGGTGCTGCGCGCGGTGCTCACCGGTATGCCCCTCCCGCCCCCCGGCGGAACAATCATCGGCGCCGGGAACGTGGCCCTCTGCGAGGAGTGCCCCCTGGCGAAGAACGTCAAGCAGATCACGCGCTTCTACCGCCCCTACGAGATCGTTCCTGAGCCGGGGATTTGCCTGCTCGAACAGGGCCTGGTGTGCATGGGGCCGGCCACCCGCAGCGGCTGCGGCGCCCTCTGCCCCCAGGTCGGCATGCGCTGCGAGGGCTGCTATGGCCCCCTCGACGGCCAGGATCAGGGCGCGCGCATGCTCGCCGCGGTCGCCTCGGTGGTGGCCGCGGGCGGCGCGCACCTCGATGAGCATGCACAGGCTGAAGAGATCGCTGCGGTCATGGACACCCTGGTGGACCCGGCCGGCACCTTCTACCGCTTCAGTCTGGCCCACTCGTTGCTGCGGCGCGCCCGCGTCGCCGATAACTCCGCTTGA
- a CDS encoding hydrogenase iron-sulfur subunit translates to MENEFQPIIVGFLCNWCSYRAADLAGTARIRYAPTMRPIRVMCTARVEPEFVLKALREGADGVLIAGCHPGECHYVEGNIKALRRFILLKAMLRQFGVEDERVQLVWAAASEGKQLAEAVDRMTEQLRALGPLRWRQRVLGEQPVARHAREVEVGGD, encoded by the coding sequence GTGGAGAACGAGTTTCAGCCCATCATCGTCGGCTTTCTCTGCAACTGGTGCTCCTACCGGGCCGCCGATCTTGCCGGCACGGCGCGCATTCGCTACGCGCCGACGATGCGCCCCATCCGCGTGATGTGCACCGCCCGCGTTGAGCCGGAGTTCGTGCTCAAGGCCCTCCGCGAGGGCGCCGATGGCGTGCTGATCGCCGGCTGCCACCCCGGCGAGTGCCACTACGTGGAAGGCAATATCAAGGCCCTGCGGCGCTTCATCCTGCTCAAGGCCATGCTGCGCCAGTTCGGCGTGGAGGACGAGCGCGTGCAACTGGTCTGGGCCGCCGCCTCCGAGGGCAAGCAACTCGCCGAGGCCGTGGACCGTATGACCGAACAACTGCGCGCCCTGGGCCCCCTCCGCTGGCGCCAGCGCGTGCTCGGCGAGCAGCCCGTCGCCCGCCACGCCCGTGAGGTGGAGGTCGGCGGGGATTGA
- a CDS encoding cyclic nucleotide-binding domain-containing protein, translating into MVSPELLRRYPFFAGFTPDQLTALAMAAEEMEVPGGHRFCNEGDELRHLYLVLEGSVEVTLTLPEKGSRSVLPPPAGQAREITLSVVRPSEVFAWSALVPPYQATSNVVAAEDSRVVALDAAALRQRMESDPAFGCQLLLRVAQIARDRIQDLHLEALASAAR; encoded by the coding sequence ATGGTATCCCCGGAGCTGCTGCGTCGTTATCCGTTTTTCGCCGGGTTCACTCCCGACCAGTTGACGGCCCTCGCTATGGCCGCCGAGGAGATGGAGGTCCCCGGTGGTCATCGCTTCTGCAACGAGGGCGACGAGTTGCGCCATCTCTACCTGGTGCTGGAAGGCAGCGTGGAGGTCACCCTGACCCTGCCCGAGAAGGGCAGCCGTTCGGTGCTGCCCCCACCCGCGGGTCAGGCCCGCGAGATCACCCTCAGCGTAGTGCGCCCCAGCGAGGTCTTCGCCTGGTCGGCCCTGGTGCCGCCTTACCAGGCCACCTCGAACGTGGTGGCCGCCGAAGATAGCCGGGTGGTGGCGCTTGACGCCGCCGCGCTGCGCCAGCGTATGGAGAGCGACCCGGCCTTTGGCTGCCAGTTGCTCCTGCGCGTGGCCCAGATCGCCCGCGACCGCATCCAGGACCTGCACCTGGAGGCTCTGGCAAGCGCCGCCCGATGA